A region of Silurus meridionalis isolate SWU-2019-XX chromosome 17, ASM1480568v1, whole genome shotgun sequence DNA encodes the following proteins:
- the setd1bb gene encoding histone-lysine N-methyltransferase SETD1B-A, producing MMSESGEKEVQRDNEYLEPEAEKTPNWSSYKLLADPLLDSEKEKLYRYDGIHFSAPNPGIPTPEIRDPRIARFWTKFKETNLPVPKFKIDEHYVGPPKEVTFTRLNDNIKAGFLTDMCQKFGEIQEVEVLFNPKNKKHLGIAKVIFETVRGANDAVQKLHSTSVMGNRIHVELDPRGEKRTRYFQLLVSGLYTPFTLPIGEDAWGPQSPTFSSDSHNEYDPLKRLSHGSLSSSSTLLGSTPFDCSTPMSMDTAYSSMYQDTPCSFWQDTPHGSPLSYSNPGTPPHCEGLTNTTDTLNDTHIPKNIPHSTPLITSESQQSYHNPHLVQLTPHKPNARPGSFNTIVSSWTSKGHMVSGGQSLKAGKAPRGGHRGRTWGTKYQNAYNRRPEHRYVHRPGFNKSHYRSGCTTNLVPLVTFHGPSVAQPDKSLASMIQSSSSMNKITKQTDMEAPTGNMNKEPFLPLSQRGNLHQIQTLCSQPLAKSLDVSQKTPHNIFNSPPHVTEVQQQDTAVIQTPERCASPEPERGPSTESLSSESLPSSLDSRIKMLLGTQSPDSKEKEENSPNIPQVFTKPGPPSPQSPDASPTWNFPAASSHCSSTEQTSLALGFEDVSPFPLPDSAEEGEEPHANNEQLSKIPVISTFSSMTRPAQQSPQPTAMDMLSLIDKETSEQPIVPGICSSPAPSVFPMPPPPVLLPPPGFLTIPPPVLPPMCAPLPSLLPPGPVRITSSPPPSNLSVPASPFCLQPKLPVGQVNRPSRWTNPSGPSPSIPLPIPTRITQGKSHTVFPPPFPPPFASLPPSFPGVDGIRHAPGRTFNIAAAPGYRAPWPPVLLPMFDPSVPPPGYLPASESFHKATVDGVMAVVAAELRVIVRKDIHRRMVEGVAFTAFDQWWDEMEHLAKVSMVPVKSGESKEKEPVKLKVLEPWKTAESLGSEGMIQGPGLGLGLRSTLKLPSFKVKRKDPCGEDVMESKMSCPSSSPCHTLSEEAETGHDTNMQNEKVDEPQKEWVVPVVKRRHARPLELDSDEEEPEEEDEENSGNVEELGSEKRRAIRFQIMIRRIMREKKKKKKKKKKKKTVTKKRGEIISITSSISSSIMDSDSTISSRSDLSSSYESHDSSDCEESEEENEDGGESPPSKAPEEERAVEEIWISSDDDAEEYTSHISVRSSVDSWEDELAPPRTPSAPLSNDGDPDDTLLGTDPPEELRVRVFLHSYGCQDPVTQHLSNKLELSDPALVSSADEPELQCPPSPVYRELSSDEAMETELEDPGYINELLEDFGNVRPPTPTGSLSESETELELRHRSLPPVADEVEPPCTPGGGFETETPVLWPAPTTPILPPPPSPTGFHLFPSPPLYLSPPIPSSYPAYEETPKTPGRNNREEQIHHTAVNTRDAMLRMAIHRSFSPCFLSVSPHTGNGVPRTPGRDTDPSSPLSDDSEANFQQREHWRGQRPNYSPQIHVHSTSSSPYSSDSSSSESRDLGCTTNRLGRFSVAHLRKRRERMQRKRRMILSQRNRRNKEEFTHTPVQSSFPKSSSDAAPGLSMEHSTAQAKKPLQGLENRLENRLYPGPIENQRLSKSQYPWRKRKLWLYTSKFTPRSKRRERLLIDAVWTRGVNMEEIGHLKASYERMLLQNNTSEWLRSTHWVSHPPSSVPLEWPPKLPVGVRYHTSGSARTEGFYVISKKDKLRYLRHTHTVSGLLTTDTQYKNASSQLPSSTRSGSDFRAEQRRLLSSFSCDSDLLKFNQLKFRKKRLRFSRSHIHDWGLFAEEPIAADEMVIEYVGQSIRQVIADMRERRYEQEGIGSSYLFRVDQDTIIDATKCGNLARFINHSCNPNCYAKVITVEAKKKIVIYSRQMISVNEEITYDYKFPIEDEKIPCLCGAENCRGTLN from the exons ATGATGAGCGAAAGCGGCGAGAAGGAGGTACAGAGAGATAACG AATATCTTGAACCTGAAGCAGAAAAAACACCAAACTGGAGCAGCTACAAGCTGCTTGCTGATCCATTGTTGGATAGTGAAAAGGAAAAGCTCTACCGCTATGATGGAATTCATTTCAGCGCACCT aatccTGGAATTCCCACTCCAGAAATCAGAGACCCCAGAATTGCCCGCTTTTGGACCAAGTTCAAAGAAACAAACCTTCCAGTTCCAAAGTTCAAG atTGACGAGCATTACGTCGGCCCGCCGAAAGAGGTGACGTTCACCAGGCTGAATGACAACATCAAGGCCGGGTTCTTAACGGACATGTGCCAAAAGTTCGGAGAGATCCAAGAAGTGGAGGTTTTGTTCAATCCCAAGAATAAGAAACATTTAGGAATAGCCAAAGTCATTTTTGAAACTGTCCGTGGTGCTAATGACGCGGTGCAAAAACTTCACAGTACGTCAGTTATGGGAAATCGCATTCACGTGGAGTTGGATCCAAGAG GAGAGAAGAGGACACGATATTTCCAGTTGCTGGTCAGTGGACTATATACACCGTTCACTCTTCCTATAGGGGAAGATGCCTGGGGACCACAGTCACCCACCTTCAGCTCTGACTCTCACAAT GAATATGACCCCCTGAAACGCCTGTCTCATGGATCGTTGTCATCGTCTTCTACGCTCCTTGGCTCCACCCCATTTGATTGTTCCACTCCTATGTCCATGGACACTGCCTATTCCAGCATGTATCAGGACACTCCATGCAGTTTCTGGCAGGATACCCCACACGGCTCGCCCTTGTCCTACAGTAACCCAGGAACCCCACCTCACTGCGAAGGCCTTACAAACACAACAGATACACTAAATGATACACACATCCCAAAAAACATCCCACATTCAACTCCACTCATCACTTCTGAATCCCAACAATCCTATCACAATCCACACCTGGTCCAGCTAACACCACATAAGCCAAATGCGAGGCCGGGTTCTTTTAATACAATAGTAAGTTCCTGGACCTCTAAAGGGCACATGGTATCAGGAGGCCAGTCCCTTAAAGCTGGAAAGGCTCCTCGAGGTGGGCACAGGGGTCGAACTTGGGGCACTAAATACCAAAACGCATACAACCGTAGGCCGGAGCATCGCTACGTACACAGGCCCGGATTTAACAAATCTCATTATCGCTCAGGGTGCACAACCAATCTGGTGCCTTTAGTTACATTTCACGGACCTTCAGTGGCACAGCCAGATAAGTCTCTGGCATCTATGATCCAATCTAGTAGTAGCatgaataaaattacaaaacaaacagacatgGAAGCACCTACAGGAAATATGAATAAGGAACCATTTTTGCCACTATCCCAAAGAGGCAATTTGCATCAAATACAAACCTTGTGCTCACAGCCATTGGCGAAATCTTTGGATGTTTCCCAAAAAACACCTCACAACATCTTTAACTCTCCTCCTCATGTGACTGAGGTGCAACAGCAGGACACTGCTGTGATACAAACTCCAGAACGATGTGCCTCACCTGAGCCAGAGAGAGGTCCCTCCACAGAGTCACTTTCTTCAGAATCATTGCCAAGCAGTCTGGACTCTCGTATCAAGATGCTCCTGGGCACTCAGAGTCCGGAttcaaaagagaaagaggagaattCCCCAAATATTCCTCAGGTCTTTACCAAACCTGGTCCCCCTTCTCCTCAATCCCCTGATGCCTCACCAACCTGGAATTTTCCTGCAGCTTCGAGTCACTGTAGTTCCACAGAGCAAACATCATTAGCATTGGGTTTTGAAGATGTGAGTCCTTTCCCACTCCCAGACTCAGCAGAGGAAGGAGAGGAACCTCATGCAAATAACGAGCAACTGTCCAAAATACCTGTTATTTCAACTTTCTCTTCGATGACACGCCCAGCTCAGCAGTCTCCTCAGCCAACAGCTATG GATATGTTGTCCCTAATTGACAAAGAGACTTCAGAGCAGCCCATTGTACCTGGGATCTGCTCTTCACCTGCTCCTTCTGTGTTCCCGAtgcctcctcctcctgttcTCCTGCCTCCACCAGGCTTTCTTACAATACCACCCCCGGTTCTTCCTCCTATGTGTGCACCTTTACCTTCTTTACTGCCCCCAGGTCCAGTTCGGAtcacttcctctcctcctccttctaaCCTCTCTGTACCTGCATCACCTTTCTGCCTGCAGCCAAAGCTCCCTGTTGGGCAGGTGAACAGGCCCTCAAGGTGGACCAACCCTTCTGGTCCTTCTCCATCTATACCTCTACCTATCCCGACCAGAATAACCCAGGGGAAATCCCACACTGTTTTTCCACCACCTTTCCCACCTCCTTTTgccagtcttcctccttcttttccaGGTGTGGATGGAATCAGACATGCACCAGGTCGAACTTTTAATATAGCAGCTGCCCCTGGCTACAGAGCTCCGTGGCCACCCGTGCTCCTACCCATGTTTGACCCCTCGGTGCCGCCACCGGGCTACTTACCTGCAAGTGAGTCATTCCACAAGGCCACGGTGGATGGAGTGATGGCCGTTGTAGCTGCAGAACTGAGGGTCATAGTTAGAAAGGACATTCATCGAAGGATGGTTGAAGGTGTTGCCTTTACAGCATTTGATCAGTGGTGGGATGAGATGGAACACTTGGCGAAG GTATCGATGGTTCCTGTGAAATCTGGAGAAAGTAAAGAGAAAGAGCCTGTGAAGCTTAAAGTTTTGGAGCCATGGAAGACTGCAGAGAGTTTGGGGTCAGAGGGCATGATACAAGGCCCAGGACTGGGTTTGGGCCTCCGCTCCACACTCAAACTGCCATCATTTAAG GTAAAACGAAAAGATCCGTGTGGGGAGGATGTTATGGAGTCTAAAATGTCCTGTCCCTCCTCTTCTCCATGTCACACACTTTCAGAGGAAGCAG AGACGGGGCATGACACAAACATGCAGAACGAAAAAGTGGACGAGCCTCAGAAGGAATGGGTGGTCCCTGTGGTGAAACGGCGCCATGCCAGACCTCTGGAGCTGGACAGTGATGAGGAGGAACCGGAGGAGGAAGACGAGGAGAATTCTGGGAATGTGGAGGAGTTGGGTTCTGAAAAGAGGAGAGCAATAAGATTTCAGATCATGATCAG GAGGATAAtgagggagaagaagaagaagaagaagaagaagaagaagaagaagacggtGACAAAAAAGAGGGGAG AGATAATCAGCATAACCTCATCCATATCCTCTTCCATCATGGATTCTGATTCCACAATCTCCTCCAGATCTGATTTGAGCTCCTCTTATGAGAGTCATGACTCCTCTGACTGTGAGGAGTCTGAGGAAGAAAATGAGGATGGAGGAGAAAGTCCACCATCAAAAGCTCCTGAAGAAGAGAGAGCAGTGGAGGAGATTTGGATATCATCAGATGACGATGCTGAAGAATATACATCTCACATATCTGTTCGCTCTTCTGTGGACTCCTGGGAGGACGAGCTCGCCCCGCCTCGGACTCCGTCTGCTCCACTGTCTAATGATGGCGACCCGGACGACACATTGCTAG GCACTGATCCACCAGAGGAGCTCCGAGTGCGAGTGTTTCTGCACAGCTATGGCTGCCAGGACCCAGTCACACAGCACTTATCCAACAAGCTCGAGCTGTCGGACCCGGCTTTGGTTTCTTCAGCAGATGAGCCAGAGCTGCAGTGCCCCCCATCTCCAGTATATAGAGAGCTCTCCTCTG ATGAGGCAATGGAGACAGAACTGGAGGATCCGGGTTACATAAATGAATTACTGGAGGATTTTGGGAACGTCAGACCCCCCACCCCAACAGGTTCCCTTTCGGAAAGTGAGACGGAGCTTGAGCTTAGGCACAGGTCATTGCCCCCTGTTGCAGACGAGGTGGAACCGCCCTGTACTCCTGGAGGAGGTTTTGAAACAGAAACTCCTGTTCTATGGCCAGCTCCTACTACTCCGATTCTCCCTCCTCCACCCTCACCCACAGGCTTCCATCTTTTTCCCTCTCCTCCACTGTACTTGTCTCCTCCCATCCCATCTTCTTATCCTGCCTATGAGGAAACCCCTAAAACTCCAGGCAGGAATAACAGAGAGGAGCAGATACATCATACAGCAGTGAATACACGAGATGCAATGCTCAGGATGGCGATACACAGATCGTTCTCTCCTTGCTTTCTTTCAGTATCCCCTCACACAGGAAACGGTGTTCCCAGAACTCCGGGACGAGACACAGATCCATCCTCACCTCTTTCCGATGACAGCGAGGCTAATTTTCAGCAAAGGGAGCATTGGCGAGGTCAGCGTCCAAACTACTCGCCTCAAATCCACGTCCACAGCACCAGCTCCTCTCCTTACTCCTCCGATTCCTCCAGTTCAGAGAGTCGAGATCTGGGCTGCACTACCAATCGTTTGGGACGTTTCAGTGTTGCGCATCTCAGAAAGCGAAGAGAACGGATGCAGCGAAAAAGGAGGATGATCCTCTCACAGAGAAACAGACGAAACAAGGAGGAATTTACACACACCCCAGTGCAAAGTTCATTCCCTAAATCATCATCTGATGCGGCTCCAGGTTTAAGCATGGAACATTCGACAGCTCAGGCCAAAAAGCCACTGCAGGGACTTGAGAACCGGTTAGAAAACAGGCTTTATCCAGGACCAATTGAGAACCAGAGACTTTCTAAATCACAGTACccatggagaaaaagaaaattatggcTTTACACTTCAAAGTTCACCCCTCGGTCAAAACGGAGAGAAAGGCTGCTGATCGATGCGGTCTGGACTAGAGGAGTGAACATGGAGGAGATCGGCCACTTGAAAGCCTCGTACGAGAGGATGCTGCTACAAAACAACACCTCTGAGTGGCTCAGAAGCACACACTGGGTTTCTCATCCTC CTAGCAGTGTTCCTTTGGAATGGCCACCGAAATTGCCAGTCGGCGTTCGATATCACACGTCCGGGTCGGCACGTACAGAGGGATTTTACGTCATCAGCAAGAAGGACAAACTGCGCTAcctacgacacacacacactgtctcggGATTACTGACTACGGACACTCAG TATAAGAACGCTTCATCTCAGCTTCCCTCATCGACCCGTTCTGGATCAGATTTTCGAGCTGAACAGCGACGCCTGCTCTCCTCCTTCAGCTGTGACAGTGACCTGCTCAAGTTTAACCAACTGAAG TTCCGTAAGAAGAGGCTGCGCTTCAGCAGGAGTCACATCCATGACTGGGGATTGTTTGCTGAGGAACCGATAGCTGCTGATGAGATGGTGATCGAATATGTCGGACAGAGCATACGGCAG GTGATAGCAGACATGCGTGAAAGACGCTACGAGCAGGAAGGCATCGGCAGCAGCTACCTGTTCCGGGTCGACCAGGACACCATCATCGACGCTACCAAGTGCGGGAACCTGGCCCGGTTCATCAACCACAGCTGTAAT CCAAACTGCTACGCCAAAGTCATCACTGTCGAAGCCAAAAAGAAAATCGTCATCTATTCTCGCCAGATGATTAGCGTCAACGAAGAGATCACGTACGATTATAAATTCCCCATCGAGGACGAGAAGATCCCCTGCCTGTGTGGAGCTGAGAACTGCAGAGGAACCCTCAACTAG